In Silene latifolia isolate original U9 population chromosome X, ASM4854445v1, whole genome shotgun sequence, the following proteins share a genomic window:
- the LOC141623326 gene encoding ribonucleoside-diphosphate reductase large subunit, producing the protein MYVVKRDGRQETVHFDKITARLKKLSYGLNIEHCDPVIVAQKVCAGVYKGVTTSQLDELAAETAAAMTANHPDYASLAARIVVSNLHKNTRKSFSETIKEMYNHCNEKSGLKAPLVSDDVYEIIMRNAARLDSEIIYDRDFDYDYFGFKTLERSYLLKVNGKVVERPQHMIMRVAVGIHKEDVDSAISTYHYMSQRWFTHASPTLFNAGTPRPQLSSCFLICMKEDSIEGIYDTLKECAVISKSAGGIGVSVHNIRATGSYIRGTNGLSNGITPMLRVFNDTARYVDQGGGKRKGAFAVYLEPWHADIFDFLDLRKNHGKEEQRARDLFYALWVPDLFMERVQTDGQWSLFCPNEAPGLADCWGKEFEMLYTKYERLGKAKKVVQAQSLWFEILKAQMETGTPYMLFKDSCNRKSNQQNLGTIKSSNLCTEIIQYTSPTETAVCNLASIALPRYVKEKGVPSESQNTKLVGSLDSGNRYFDFDKLAEVVEVVTTNLNKIIDVNFYPVETARRSNMRHRPIGIGIQGLADTFILLGMPFDSPEAQQLNKDIFETIYYHALKTSCKLAAKEGPYETYEGSPVSKGILQPDMWGVTPSDRWDWGALRGMIAEKGIRNSLLVAPMPTASTSQILGNNECFEPYTSNIYSRRVLSGEFVVVNKHLLHDLTEMGLWSPTLKNQIIYEDGSVQKIIEIPAHLKAIYKTVWEIKQKTLVDMAVDRGCFIDQSQSLNIHMDQANTGKLTSLHFHAWSKGLKTGMYYLRTRAAADAIKFTVDTTLLKDPSKTPVEDDNTKLAQMVCSLTNREDCMACGS; encoded by the exons ATGTATGTAGTTAAGAGAGATGGAAGGCAGGAAACAGTCCACTTCGATAAGATAACAGCGAGGTTGAAGAAATTAAGCTATGGGCTTAATATTGAGCACTGTGATCCTGTTATTGTTGCCCAGAAAGTTTGTGCTGGGGTTTATAAGGGTGTTACCACTAGTCAGCTTGATGAATTGGCTGCCGAAACTGCCGCTGCTATGACTGCTAACCATCCTGATTATGCTTCG TTGGCTGCACGGATTGTTGTTTCAAACTTGCACAAGAACACTAGAAAGTCATTTTCCGAGAC AATTAAGGAGATGTATAATCATTGCAACGAGAAGTCTGGATTGAAGGCTCCTCTGGTTTCTGATGATGTCTATGAAATCATCATGAGG AATGCTGCTCGGTTGGACAGTGAGATAATATATGACAGGGATTTTGACTATGATTATTTTGGTTTCAAAACCCTTGAGAGGTCATACCTGTTGAAGGTCAATGGGAAGGTTGTGGAGAGACCACAACACATGATAATGAGAGTTGCAGTAGGCATCCACAAGGAGGATGTTGATTCAGCCATTTCAACTTACCATTATATGTCTCAGAGGTGGTTTACTCATGCTTCACCGACCCTCTTCAACGCTGGCACGCCAAGGCCTCAA TTGAGCAGTTGCTTCCTTATTTGCATGAAAGAGGATAGCATTGAAGGAATCTATGACACATTGAAGGAGTGTGCCGTTATAAGCAAATCTGCTGGTGGTATTGGTGTTTCTGTCCACAATATCCGTGCCACAGGCAGTTATATCCGAGGCACAAATGGATTATCTAATGGTATTACACCAATGCTCAGGGTATTTAATGATACCGCACGTTATGTTGACCAAGGAGGAGGGAAGAGAAAAG GTGCTTTTGCTGTGTATCTTGAACCCTGGCATGCTGATATATTTGACTTCCTAGACCTCAGGAAGAATCATGGGAAG GAAGAGCAACGTGCTCGTGATCTCTTTTATGCCCTTTGGGTGCCTGATCTTTTTATGGAGAGGGTTCAAACAGATGGGCAGTGGTCTTTGTTTTGTCCAAATGAGGCTCCAGGTCTGGCTGACTGCTGGGGTAAAGAGTTTGAGATGCTATACACTAAATATGAGAGACTG GGCAAAGCAAAGAAGGTTGTCCAGGCACAAAGCTTGTGGTTTGAGATACTGAAAGCCCAAATGGAAACTGGGACACCGTATATGCTGTTCAAG GATTCTTGCAACCGCAAAAGCAACCAGCAAAATCTGGGTACCATTAAATCTTCGAACCTGTGTACTGAGATTATTCAGTACACAAGTCCTACTGAAACAGCTGTCTGTAATCTGGCATCCATTGCCCTTCCACGTTATGTTAAGGAAAAG GGTGTCCCTTCAGAGTCCCAGAATACGAAGCTAGTTGGAAGTTTGGATTCTGGAAATCGTTACTTTGACTTTGATAAATTGGCTGAG GTTGTTGAGGTAGTCACCACAAATCTGAACAAAATAATTGATGTCAATTTCTACCCAGTTGAAACTGCAAGAAGATCAAACATGAGACATCGACCAATCGGTATTGGAATTCAAGGCCTAGCAGATACCTTTATCTTACTAGGCATGCCTTTTGATTCACCTGAGGCCCAACAGTTGAACAAGGACATATTTGAGACAATTTATTACCATGCTCTCAAAACATCTTGCAAATTAGCTGCCAAGGAAGGCCCTTATGAAACATATGAGGGCAGTCCTGTGAGCAAG GGAATTCTTCAACCTGATATGTGGGGAGTTACTCCCTCTGACAGGTGGGATTGGGGAGCTCTGAGGGGAATGATAGCAGAGAAGGGCATAAGAAATTCACTATTAGTAGCTCCTATGCCAACTGCATCGACAAGTCAGATTCTCGGAAATAATGAGTGCTTTGAGCCTTATACCTCCAATATCTATAGCAGAAGGGTTCTAAG TGGTGAATTTGTGGTGGTCAACAAGCATCTTCTTCACGATTTGACTGAGATGGGCCTTTGGTCTCCTACTTTGAAGAATCAAATAATCTATGAGGATGGTTCTGTGCAGAAAATTATTGAGATACCAGCACATCTGAAAGCTATATACAA GACTGTCTGGGAGATTAAGCAGAAAACGTTGGTTGATATGGCGGTTGACCGTGGATGTTTCATAGATCAAAGCCAAAGCCTTAATATCCACATGGACCAAGCCAATACTGGAAAGCTCACTTCTCTGCACTTCCATGCTTGGTCTAAG GGCTTGAAGACTGGGATGTACTATTTAAGAACCCGAGCTGCAGCTGATGCCATTAAGTTCACTGTTGATACTACCTTGCTGAAG GACCCGAGTAAAACCCCAGTTGAAGATGACAACACTAAATTGGCGCAAATGGTTTGTTCACTGACAAACCGTGAAGATTGTATGGCCTGTGGGAGTTAA